A stretch of the Salvelinus fontinalis isolate EN_2023a chromosome 22, ASM2944872v1, whole genome shotgun sequence genome encodes the following:
- the LOC129820346 gene encoding uncharacterized protein LOC129820346: MGTLFGMTGPLEVRALGHMPWVPASNLTQGTEWTTKRTTELTATSLERGKKPHSPPASQLPSRPASQLPSHQASQPPCLPASQPPSLPAPQLPSPPASQPPYLQASQPPSLPASQPPSLPAPLPPSFPAAQPPSFPAAKPPSLPAPLPPSFPAPLPPSPPASQPHSPPASQPHSPPASQLPSRPASQLPSRQASQPPCRPASQLPSLPAAKPPSHPTTKHPSRPTFQPARGPTSLQLYLPASQQLYLPAYQPPSHSTSLPPSHSTSLPPSHSTSLPPSHSTSLPPSHSTSQPLCLPATLPPSLPATLPTSHSTSLPTSHSTSLPPSHSSSLPPSHSTSLPTSHSTSLPPSHSTSLPTSHSPSLPTSHSTSLHPSHSTSQPLYLPATLPPSHSTSQPTSHSTSQPLYLPAYQPLYLPASQPLYLPATLPPCLPATLPPSHSTSLPTSHSTSQPPSHSTSQPLYLPATLPPCLPATLPPSHSTSLPTSHSTSQPPSHSTSQPLYLPAYQPLYLPASQPLYLPASQPLYLPASLPPSHSTSLPHSHSSSLPRSHSSSLPPSHSTSLPPSHPTSLPQSHSTSQPQSHPTSLPPSHSSSQPPSHPVSHPASHPPYLPAT; encoded by the exons CTTCCAATCTGACACAAGGAACCGAATGGACCACTAAGAGAACAACGGAGCTCACTGCTACGTCTCTGGAGCGAGGGAAGAAA CCTCACAGCCCCCCTGCCTCCCAGCTTCCCAGCCGCCCAGCCTCCCAGCTTCCCAGCCACCAAGCCTCCCAGCCCCCCTGCctcccagcctcccagcctcccagcctccctGCCCCCCAGCTTCCCAGCCCCCCTGCCTCCCAGCCACCCTACCTCCAAGCCTCACAGCCCCCCAGCCTCCCAGCTTCCCAGCCGCCAAGCCTCCCAGCCCCCCTGCCTCCCAGCTTCCCAGCCGCCCAGCCTCCCAGCTTCCCAGCCGCCAAGCCTCCCAGCCTCCCTGCCCCCCTGCCTCCCAGCTTCCCAGCCCCCCTGCCTCCCAGCCCCCCTGCCTCCCAGCCTCACAGCCCCCCTGCCTCCCAGCCTCACAGCCCCCCTGCCTCCCAGCTTCCCAGCCGCCCAGCCTCCCAGCTTCCCAGCCGCCAAGCCTCCCAGCCTCCCTGCCGCCCAGCCTCCCAGCTTCCCAGCCTCCCAGCCGCCAAGCCTCCCAGCCACCCTACCACCAAGCATCCCAGCCGCCCTACCTTCCAGCCTGCCAGAGGCCCTACCTCCCTGCAACTCTACCTCCCTGCCTCCCAGCAACTCTACCTCCCTgcctaccagcctcccagccaCTCTACCTCCCTGCCTCCCAGCCACTCTACCTCCCTGCCTCCCAGCCACTCTACCTCCCTGCCTCCCAGCCACTCTACCTCCCTGCCTCCCAGCCACTCTACCTCCCAGCCACTCTGCCTCCCAGCCACTCTACCTCCCAGCCTCCCAGCCACTCTACCTACCAGCCACTCTACCTCCCTGCCTACCAGCCACTCTACCTCCCTGCCTCCCAGCCActcttcctccctgcctcccagcCACTCTACCTCCCTGCCTACCAGCCACTCTACCTCCCTGCCTCCCAGCCACTCTACCTCCCTGCCTACCAgccactctccctccctgcctaccagccactctacctccctgcatcccaGCCACTCTACCTCCCAGCCACTCTACCTCCCAGCCACTCTACCTCCCAGCCACTCTACCTCCCAGCCTACCAGCCACTCTACCTCCCAGCCACTCTACCTCCCTGCCTACCAGCCACTCTACCTCCCAGCCTCCCAGCCACTCTACCTCCCAGCCACTCTACCTCCCTGCCTACCAGCCACTCTACCTCCCAGCCACTCTACCTCCCTGCCTACCAGCCACTCTACCTCCCAGCCTCCCAGCCACTCTACCTCCCAGCCACTCTACCTCCCAGCCACTCTACCTCCCTGCCTACCAGCCACTCTACCTCCCAGCCACTCTACCTCCCTGCCTACCAGCCACTCTACCTCCCAGCCTCCCAGCCACTCTACCTCCCAGCCACTCTACCTCCCTGCCTACCAGCCACTCTACCTCCCTGCCTCCCAGCCACTCTACCTCCCTGCCTCCCAGCCACTctacctccctgcctccctgcctcccagccACTCTACCTCCCTGCCTCACAGCCACTCTTCCTCCCTGCCTCGCAGCCActcttcctccctgcctcccagcCACTCTACCTCCCTGCCTCCCAGCCACCCTACCTCCCTGCCTCAAAGCCACTCTACCTCCCAGCCTCAAAGCCACCCTACCTCCCTGCCTCCCAGCCACTCTTCCTCCCAGCCTCCCAGCCACCCAGTCTCTCACCCTGCCTCCCACCCACCCTACCTCCCTGCCACCTAG